The genomic interval GCTCCCCTACCTGGTTCTTCTGCCGGTCTTCGCCAAGGACATCCTCCAGGGCGGACCGGAGGCCCTGGGTTTTCTCATGGGCGCCAGCGGCATCGGTGCGCTGGCCGCTTCCGTCCTCCTGGCCCTGCGGCACAGCCCCGTGGGGCTTGGCAAGACCGTAGCGGCCGGACTGATCGCCTTCGGCGGGTGCGTGGCCGCCTTCGCCCTTTCCAGGATATTCCTCCTCTCGCTGCTCCTGATCGTTCCCGTGGGGTTCAGTCTTGTCATCGTCCTCACCGGCTGCAACACACTGATCCAGACATTGGTGGACGACGACAAGCGGAGCCGGGTGATGAGTCTCTTTGTCATGTCCCTCCTCGGCGTGGCACCCCTGGGCAGCCTCCACGCCGGGTGGCTGGCCTCCCACATCGGCGCGCCGGCGGTACTCGCCCTGGGGGGAAGCGCCTGTGTCCTGGTCGGGCTCGTCCTGCGCCGGAAGCTGCCTTCCCTGAAAACCTACTGTGACACCATCTACCGTCAAAAGGGACTGATCGGCGACGATGCATGACTTGACATCCATACCCCTGAGGTGTATATTACACCCAGGCTGGATATAGAACAGCCAGTAACACGGACACACCCCGCACAATCCATGCCCCACCTCCCGTGCCCTTTGGCACTGAGGAAGCGCAGGCCTTGAGAGGTCTGCGCTTCCTCTATAGAGAGCCCGTTCGACAGATGCCCTCCTGAACCATCGCCTTGCAGAACAACCATTTTGTTCTATCATGAACCTATCCGAGAAGCATCCATCCGAGAGGAGGCAGAGGAGACATGCCACACCTGCGGGAACAGCACTTTATCGATATCTCCACAGCCCTCGACAACGAGACGGCACACTGGCCCGGCGACACGCCCTTCAGGAGGGAGACCACCATGGAGCTGGCCAGGGGGGATTTCGCCAATCTCTCACAGCTTTCCATGAGCGCCCATACCGGCACCCACATGGACGCGCCGGCCCACTTTCTCGAAGGCGGCGCCACCATAGACAGCATGCCGATCACGGCGACGGTGGGTACGGCCAGGGTCCTGGAGATCACGGACCCCGCAGCCATCCACGCCGAAGAGCTGGAACGGCACCATATCCAACAAGGCGACCGGCTGCTGTTCAAAACCCGGAATTCCTCGCGGCCGGAACGGAACAGGGGCTTTATCGAGGACTTCGTCTCCATCGCTCCGGACGGAGCGGAGTATCTTGCCTCCCGCCGGGTGCGCTGCGTGGGGATCGATTATCTCTCCGTGGGCGACTATCCAGGCGGCGGCGCGGAAACCCACCGCATTCTCCTGGAGGCGGGGATCTGGATCATCGAGGGGCTCCAGCTGGATCATGTCGTCCCTGGCGCCTACAGACTGATCTGTCTCCCCCTCAAGCTGGCCGACGCTGACGGCGCCCCGGCCCGTGCGGTGCTGCAGTATCTGGAACAGGGGTAGCGTTCTCCCGGGACCGTATCGGCAAGCTCTTTACAGGTAGCGCAAAAGGTAGCCTTCTTGACAGGGACAGAGGAATACAGTACAACCTGACCCATACCGGCTGCGGCCATAGACTGCCAACGGGGGAGGTGGGAGGATGAACGACAACGCAGTGCCGTACTGTGCGTTCCGGTATTACTGGTATTGGACCGAATGCCCGTCCACGGTGTCCGGTACGCACCGGTAGTGCCATCAGCGCACCAGGGACGGGTACCCAGAGAGTGGGTGCCCGGTTTTTTTATGTCGAGAACCAGTGTCGAGCAGAGCAAGGAGGAGTCTGGCGATGAATGTACAGTTAGGCATTTTGATTATCTATATCCTCATACTGGCGGGGATCTCCCTTATGGCGGCCCGCATCCAGCAGAAACGGGCCGAAGGGGCCCTGGGGTATCTTCTGGCCGGGCGGCATCTCCCGGCGATCATGGTGGCGACGATGCTCGCCGGACTGGCCATCGGCGGGGTCTCCACGGTGGGCGTCGCCCAGAACGCCTACACCAAGGGGCTTTCGGCGGGCTGGTACAACGCGGCCTGGGGAACGGCGGGGATCCTGGTGGGCCTGATGGCGGCACGATTTCTGCGGAAATCCAGGGTCTTCACCATCTCCGAGATGATGGGACGCCTCTACGGCCCCTCGGCCCGCTTCGCCGCCGCGCTGGCGCAGCTGCTCATCATGATGGTCATCACCTCGCTGCAGTACGTAGCGGGCGGCGCGATCCTCACGGCGATCCTCCCCGATATCTTCAGCTTCCAGGGCGGCATGCTCACCACGGCGGGGCTCTTTGTGGGGATCGCCCTGGCGGGAGGCTATCTGGCGGGCAGCATCGCCAACCTGGTGAACGTGGTCGTCATCTACCTCGGGATCGCCGCGGCCCTCTTCGCATCCTTCGGCGCCTCGGGAGGCGTGGATGCAGTGGTGGCCGCGCTCCCGGCGGGAGGCCCCTGGTTCGACTGGACCACCGGGGTGGGGATCGCCGTGATCACCGCCTGGATGGTGGTGATGATCACCCAGGGATTCTCCGTGCAGGCCATCTCCCAGATCGCCTTCGCGGCCAAGGATGAAAAGGCCGCACAGCGGGGCTTCATCCTCGGCGGCATCATTATCCTCCCCGCCGGGTTTCTCTGCGCCCTCTTCGGCATCATCGCAGCGGCGGAGTTCCCCGGCCTCGAAAACTCGGCCATGGCGCTGCCCTCGCTGGTGGCGCACATCAGCCCCATGGTGGGCGGGATCTTTCTGGCCTCGCTCTGGGCCGCGGACATCTCAACAGCGGTGGGACTCTTGATGGGGAGCTCCACCCTCGTCCTGGAAGATATCGTCATGAAGCTGCTTCCCGAATCGAGCTGGAAGGGACGGGAGGTCATGATCTCACGGCTGGGCATCCTTTTAGTCAGCGCTCTGACGCTCTTCCTGGCTCTGACTTCGGTGAGCATCCTCAAGACCATCACCACGGCGCTGGCCATCACCGCCTCCTTTACGCTGCTGATCCTGTCGCGCCGTTTCTTCCCGGGGATCTGCAAGCGCGCCAACGGCTTCTGGACCATCTTCGCCTCCGTGGCCATCTGGGTGGTCTGGACCTTCGTCCCGGCCTCCCATGTGGTCCCCCACGTGGTCTATCTCGAATGGCCGATCTGCCTCGCCGTCTTTGTGCTGACCACGGTCTTCGGCCGTGAACCGGCAGGGGAACTCGAGGTGGACAGGGTCCTTTCGGGAGAATCGGCCACCGAGCAAGGATAGAAGAACAACAAAAAAGGAGACTGCAGCGATGACACCGACGTTCATTCCCTACGACCGGCTCCTGGCGTTCACCGGAAAGCTCCTGGAGGCCATGGGCTACCCGCGCGATCGGGCCGCCGAGACGGCCCGGGTGCTGGTGGAGGCCGACGCCAGAGGTGTTCCCTCCCACGGGGTGGCCCGGCTGAAGTTCTACAAGCACAATATCGACGGCGGATTCGCCGTTCCCGACGCCGAACCGGAGGTGGTCCACGAAACCCCTCTCTCCAGGGTGATCGACGGCCACAACGGGATCGGTTCCCATATCTCACGCTTCGCCATGGACAGCTGCATCACAAAGGCGAAGGAAATCGGGGCGGGCTTCGCCTCGGTACGGAACTCCAACCACTTCGGGATGGCCGGTCTCTGGGCGGAAGAAGCGGCCCGGGAAGGCCAGATCGGCATGGCCTTCACCAACACCAGGCGGTGTGCCATCGTCACCCACGGCCGGGAGATGCTGCTGGGCACCAACCCCATCGCCGTGGCGATCCCCACGGGGAAATCGCTGCCTTTCCTGCTCGACATGGCCACCACCACGGTGGCCCACGGCAAGATCGAGGTCTACGACCGGCGGGACAGGGAGATGCCACTGGGATGGGCCGTGGACGAACACGGCCGGGGAACCCGCGACGCCCACCATATCGAGCGGCTCTTCCAGAAAGGCACCACCTGTGGGGGGCATCTGCTGCTCGGCGGGGAAGGGGAAGAGCTGGGCGGCCACAAGGGCTACGGTCTCGGTCTGCTGGTGGAACTGCTCTGCTCGGGCCTCTCGCTGGGCCGCTGGAGCGCCCGGACCTTTCAGGCACCGGGCAGCGGGATCACCCATTTCTTCGCCGCCATCAGACTGGATCTCTTCGGCGAACAGGAGGCCATCGAGGAACACATCGCCGCCATCCTGGCGGACATCCGCAGCAGCGAACGCGCCGCGGAAGGAGACCGGATCTACATCCACGGGGAGAAGGAAGCCGAGGCGAGAGAGGATTCGCTCCGACTGGGCATTCCCCTTGACGACGCCACCGTCCGGCTGCTCCGGGGCTACGCAGAACAGTGGGGGGTGGCGAGTCCACTCTAACGCACGCCGCGGCACAGAGCTTTTGCAGGACCGCAAGCGCACCGCAACGTTGTCGTTACAGGGAAGGGCTATACTCTTTCCGGCTGCCGACGCCGCCCACGGAACACCGTGAAGCGATGTTGCCTCCTCCCGTTCGGCAGAGAGCGCATTCCCACCCTAGACATCAGGGGCTCCCGGCCGGGAGCCCCTGATGTCTATCTCCAGTGTTTCCAAGGGGAACCGGACGAAAAGGGATCTATCCCCCGGGGGATTCCTCCTGGTGGTCAGCATACTCGGTATGGATGTGGTCGAAGACATCACGGATATTCAGGAAGGCATCCACCAGAAGCGGATCGAACTGGCGTCCCCGCTCTTCGGTGATGATCCGGCAGGCCTCGTCGTGGGAAAAGGACGGCTTGTAGACCCGACAACTCCTGAGGGCATCGTAGACATCGGCCAGGGAGACGATCCGTGCGGCCAGAGGGATCTCCTCACCGGCCAGGCCATCGGGATAGCCCCTGCCGTCGTAGCGTTCGTGGTGGTGGGTGACGATATCCCTGGCGATGCCCAGCTCCCGCGACCCTGTCCGCTCGTAGATCTCCTCGAGGATACGACCGCCGATGGAGGTATGGTTCTTCATGGCCTCGAACTCGCTCTCCGTGAGCTTCCCGGGCTTCCCGAGCACCGAATCGGGGATCGCCACCTTACCGATATCGTGGAGCACCGAGAGGGAGGCGATCCGCTCGATCCAGTCCAGGCTTAGGCTGCCGGGACGGCCCCGGGCGTATTCCTCCGCCAGAGCCTGGGTGTTGTGCTGCACCCGTTCGAGGTGGAAGCCCGTCTCACGGCTGCGGTACTCGGTGAGCTTGGCCATGGCCAGCACCAGCAGATCCTGGCTCTGCATCCGGAGGAGCCGGGCCCCGGCCAGCATCCTGGTCCGCAGCTCCTCCGGGTGGAAGGGTTTGACCAGATAGTCGTCGGCGCCGAGACGGAGCGCCTCGGCAATGCTCTTCTTGTCGGCAAAACCGCTGAGCACGATGATGTAGGCATACTGGAGCCGCCCCGAACGGATGCTTTTGATCAGTTCCCGGCCGCACACCTTCGGCATAGAGAGATCGGTGATGACGATCCGGGGAACATAGCTCTGGAGAATGGCTTCGGCTTCTGCACCGTCACGGGCCTCCCGGACCGCATAGTGCCAATCCCGCAGTTTCTTGCACAGCAGTTTCCTGTCGAAACTCGAATCGTCGACCACAAGCACCTGCAGCGCCTCAGTCCGGAACGCATCCATCATAGCCGTGGACCGCCCCGTTCCTTCATGAGAGATCCAACACCGGGCCCAGTTTGGAGCGGAGGTCGGCTATGCTGCGATCCATTGCTCCGAATGCCCCCTCTTTACCCTGCTGTTCCAGCTGTTGCGCCTCTTGGCCCAGCGTTTCACACCCGAGGTAACGCAGGTTGCTCTTCAGCGTGTGCGCCGCACCAGCGAGCGCCGGGCCGTCCTGGGCGGCAAAGGCCTTTTCCACCCCCTCCAGGGCGGTGCGCATGCCCTCACAGGCATCTTCAAAGATCTCCTCCGCCGCCTCGGCGTCAAGTTCATACTCCCCGGCAAGGTGCTCCCGCATCGCTGCTTTCAGTTCCATCTTCTCTCTCCCCTGAACAATAAGATCCACCGGCACTGCTTGCCTTGTTTTACCGCCAGCGCTATAGTGCTCCCGCAGGGTTGTCGCAGGATATCCCGGCGCCGGCCGCCATCCCGCCGCCGGCGGAGCGCCGGTTCCCTGCCACCCGACACACCGTAGAGAGGATTGTCTGTATGCGGATCGTCATCGCTTCCACCGGCGCTTCGGGACAGTGTTTTTTCATCAAGCTTCTAGAACAGCTGCACTCCCTGGATGTGGAAACCCATGTCATCCTCTCCGACTGGGGATTGTGGACGCTGAAGCACGAAACCGGTCTGGAAAAGACCGATGTGGCCAACCTGTGCCACCGCATCCACGCGGCAGAGGATCTCTCCGCCGCTCCCGCCAGCGGCTCCTACCCCCACGACGGAATGGTCGTTCTTCCCTGCAGCATGAAAACCCTCGCGGCGATCGCATCCAGCTTCGCCGACAATCTGATTACCCGGGCCGCCGATGTGACGCTGAAAGAACGGCGGAACCTCCTCCTCTGCCCTCGGGAAACACCGCTCCACGAGATCCATCTGGAACATATGCTCCGTCTCAGCCGTATGGGGGCGCTGATCATGCCGCCTCTGCCCGGATTCTACGGAAAACCCGGGACACTGGAGGAGTTCGTGGAACAGTTCACCGGCCGGGTTCTCGACCAGCTGGGCATCGCCAACAGCTACGTCACCCGCTGGGATCCAAACCCAGGCAACCCCGACAGGGGGCCGTCCTTGCCGTAGGGACCCCTTCATGCTCCCTCCTGCAGAAAGGATGAGAGCAGAGCGTGGAGCTCTCTCCGTTTGAGCGGCTTGGAGATATAGCTGTCCATCCCCGCTTTCAGGCAGGTGCGTCGGTCCTCTTCGTAGGCGTTGGCGGTCATGGCGATGACAGTGGTGTGTCTGTCTCCCCGCTGTTGTTCACGGCTCCGGAGCGCCCGGGTCGCCGTCAGTCCGTCCATTCTGGGCATCTGGATATCCATAAGGACAGCGTCGAAGTGCTCCCGTTCCAGCTTCTCCAGGGCTTCCCGGCCGTCGGAGGCGACACCGATCTCCAGAGCCCACCGCTCCAGCAGTTTCTGCGCCAGCTTCCGGTTGAACTGGTTGTCGTCCACCAGAAGCACCCTCCTGGGACTCCCGTCGCTCCAGGGCAGAAAGGGGCTCTCTTCCCGGCGGTCGGCGGCTGCTTCGCGGGGCGCGGGCAGGACAGGCAGGGCAAGATCAAACCAGAAGAGCGAGCCTTCGCCGGGTTCGCTCTCCACCTGCAAAGCACCTCCCATGAGGGAAACCAGCTGCCTGGAGACCGCAAGGCCCAGCCCCGTGCCCCCGTACTCCCGCGTC from Synergistales bacterium carries:
- a CDS encoding response regulator, which produces MMDAFRTEALQVLVVDDSSFDRKLLCKKLRDWHYAVREARDGAEAEAILQSYVPRIVITDLSMPKVCGRELIKSIRSGRLQYAYIIVLSGFADKKSIAEALRLGADDYLVKPFHPEELRTRMLAGARLLRMQSQDLLVLAMAKLTEYRSRETGFHLERVQHNTQALAEEYARGRPGSLSLDWIERIASLSVLHDIGKVAIPDSVLGKPGKLTESEFEAMKNHTSIGGRILEEIYERTGSRELGIARDIVTHHHERYDGRGYPDGLAGEEIPLAARIVSLADVYDALRSCRVYKPSFSHDEACRIITEERGRQFDPLLVDAFLNIRDVFDHIHTEYADHQEESPGG
- a CDS encoding Ldh family oxidoreductase; its protein translation is MTPTFIPYDRLLAFTGKLLEAMGYPRDRAAETARVLVEADARGVPSHGVARLKFYKHNIDGGFAVPDAEPEVVHETPLSRVIDGHNGIGSHISRFAMDSCITKAKEIGAGFASVRNSNHFGMAGLWAEEAAREGQIGMAFTNTRRCAIVTHGREMLLGTNPIAVAIPTGKSLPFLLDMATTTVAHGKIEVYDRRDREMPLGWAVDEHGRGTRDAHHIERLFQKGTTCGGHLLLGGEGEELGGHKGYGLGLLVELLCSGLSLGRWSARTFQAPGSGITHFFAAIRLDLFGEQEAIEEHIAAILADIRSSERAAEGDRIYIHGEKEAEAREDSLRLGIPLDDATVRLLRGYAEQWGVASPL
- a CDS encoding cyclase family protein, with the translated sequence MPHLREQHFIDISTALDNETAHWPGDTPFRRETTMELARGDFANLSQLSMSAHTGTHMDAPAHFLEGGATIDSMPITATVGTARVLEITDPAAIHAEELERHHIQQGDRLLFKTRNSSRPERNRGFIEDFVSIAPDGAEYLASRRVRCVGIDYLSVGDYPGGGAETHRILLEAGIWIIEGLQLDHVVPGAYRLICLPLKLADADGAPARAVLQYLEQG
- a CDS encoding Hpt domain-containing protein translates to MELKAAMREHLAGEYELDAEAAEEIFEDACEGMRTALEGVEKAFAAQDGPALAGAAHTLKSNLRYLGCETLGQEAQQLEQQGKEGAFGAMDRSIADLRSKLGPVLDLS
- a CDS encoding sodium:solute symporter family protein, with the protein product MNVQLGILIIYILILAGISLMAARIQQKRAEGALGYLLAGRHLPAIMVATMLAGLAIGGVSTVGVAQNAYTKGLSAGWYNAAWGTAGILVGLMAARFLRKSRVFTISEMMGRLYGPSARFAAALAQLLIMMVITSLQYVAGGAILTAILPDIFSFQGGMLTTAGLFVGIALAGGYLAGSIANLVNVVVIYLGIAAALFASFGASGGVDAVVAALPAGGPWFDWTTGVGIAVITAWMVVMITQGFSVQAISQIAFAAKDEKAAQRGFILGGIIILPAGFLCALFGIIAAAEFPGLENSAMALPSLVAHISPMVGGIFLASLWAADISTAVGLLMGSSTLVLEDIVMKLLPESSWKGREVMISRLGILLVSALTLFLALTSVSILKTITTALAITASFTLLILSRRFFPGICKRANGFWTIFASVAIWVVWTFVPASHVVPHVVYLEWPICLAVFVLTTVFGREPAGELEVDRVLSGESATEQG
- a CDS encoding UbiX family flavin prenyltransferase, which gives rise to MRIVIASTGASGQCFFIKLLEQLHSLDVETHVILSDWGLWTLKHETGLEKTDVANLCHRIHAAEDLSAAPASGSYPHDGMVVLPCSMKTLAAIASSFADNLITRAADVTLKERRNLLLCPRETPLHEIHLEHMLRLSRMGALIMPPLPGFYGKPGTLEEFVEQFTGRVLDQLGIANSYVTRWDPNPGNPDRGPSLP
- a CDS encoding MFS transporter; this translates as LPYLVLLPVFAKDILQGGPEALGFLMGASGIGALAASVLLALRHSPVGLGKTVAAGLIAFGGCVAAFALSRIFLLSLLLIVPVGFSLVIVLTGCNTLIQTLVDDDKRSRVMSLFVMSLLGVAPLGSLHAGWLASHIGAPAVLALGGSACVLVGLVLRRKLPSLKTYCDTIYRQKGLIGDDA